In a genomic window of Nostoc sp. UHCC 0870:
- the ndhI gene encoding NAD(P)H-quinone oxidoreductase subunit I — MFKFLNQVSDYVQTSFQSGRYIGQGLSVTFDHMNRRPITVQYPYEKLIPSERFRGRIHFEFDKCISCEVCVRVCPINLPVVDWEFDQATKKKKLKHYSIDFGVCIFCGNCVEYCPTNCISFTEEYDLCTYDRHELNMDNVAMGRLPYKVTNDPMVTPLRELVYLPKGVLNPHGVADDAHRPGLLPSEILEQD; from the coding sequence ATGTTTAAATTTCTCAACCAAGTTAGTGATTATGTCCAAACCTCATTTCAATCTGGTCGATATATAGGACAAGGACTATCGGTAACATTTGACCACATGAATCGTCGTCCGATTACTGTACAGTATCCTTATGAGAAACTGATTCCTTCTGAACGTTTCCGGGGAAGAATTCACTTTGAATTTGATAAATGTATATCTTGTGAAGTATGCGTGCGGGTATGTCCGATTAACTTACCTGTAGTAGATTGGGAATTTGATCAAGCCACCAAAAAGAAAAAGCTCAAGCACTACAGCATTGATTTTGGAGTCTGTATTTTCTGCGGTAACTGTGTGGAATACTGTCCAACTAACTGTATATCATTTACTGAAGAATACGACCTTTGTACATACGATCGCCATGAATTGAACATGGACAATGTGGCGATGGGAAGATTGCCTTACAAGGTTACTAATGACCCAATGGTGACACCACTAAGAGAATTAGTGTATTTACCAAAAGGAGTATTAAATCCTCACGGTGTTGCTGATGATGCTCATCGACCGGGGTTATTACCATCTGAGATTTTAGAGCAAGATTGA
- a CDS encoding glycosyltransferase family 2 protein has protein sequence MVTISVCVPTFNRENLLPYAINSVLAQTYTDFELIICDDGSSDGTPELMSKYTDNRIKYIRHPQNIGKSNNMRSGFNAASGTYFIKFDDDDRLTPDFLTRTAAILDQDSSIDFVGTDHWIIDINNNRDEAKTQENSRRWGRAKLAAGIVDNLLEVVFIQQSFQVGATLFRRSTLQELGFMLPNIQNCEDNDLFVRLALAGKKGYYLPELLMEYRYHAEQQGIDRAIPYLFDKIKYLESYKFTLEKLEKIRQHRLNEAKLLLGLRLIEKGEIPKGRELVLAGKSFSTTKAWTGLGLSLLPGALRGQAFSLLRQMRG, from the coding sequence GTGGTGACAATTAGTGTCTGTGTTCCTACTTTTAATCGAGAAAATTTACTTCCTTATGCAATTAATAGTGTCTTAGCTCAAACTTACACAGATTTTGAACTAATTATCTGTGATGACGGTTCTAGTGATGGTACACCAGAATTGATGTCAAAGTACACAGATAACCGGATTAAGTACATTCGTCATCCACAAAATATTGGTAAAAGTAATAATATGCGCTCTGGTTTTAATGCCGCCAGTGGTACATATTTCATTAAATTTGATGATGATGATAGGCTAACACCAGATTTTTTAACACGTACTGCGGCGATACTTGATCAAGACTCTAGTATTGATTTTGTAGGCACAGATCATTGGATTATTGATATTAATAATAACCGGGATGAAGCCAAAACTCAAGAAAATTCTCGTCGCTGGGGTAGAGCTAAATTAGCAGCCGGTATAGTAGATAATTTATTAGAAGTCGTTTTTATCCAACAAAGCTTTCAAGTGGGAGCAACTTTATTTCGTCGTTCCACCTTGCAAGAGTTAGGATTTATGCTGCCTAATATCCAAAACTGCGAAGATAATGATTTATTTGTGCGGTTAGCTTTGGCTGGAAAAAAGGGTTATTATTTACCAGAATTATTGATGGAATATCGCTATCATGCAGAACAGCAAGGTATTGATAGAGCGATTCCTTATTTGTTTGACAAAATTAAGTATTTAGAAAGTTATAAATTTACTTTAGAGAAGTTGGAGAAAATTCGCCAGCATCGTCTAAATGAAGCCAAGTTATTGTTAGGTTTGCGTTTAATTGAAAAAGGCGAAATTCCCAAAGGTAGAGAGTTAGTTTTAGCAGGTAAGTCTTTTTCCACTACTAAAGCTTGGACTGGTTTGGGTTTATCGCTATTACCAGGTGCTTTGCGAGGTCAAGCATTTAGTTTACTGCGACAGATGCGCGGGTAA
- a CDS encoding glycosyltransferase family 2 protein, which yields MLVFIIPLKSKHICQSWERVCQLFERTLRSTCNQTTDEFRVIVVCNEKPNIEFTHKNIIYVERDFALPSLDWRSKNIDRTRKLITGLIYARNLNPSHIMCVDADDCISKHLADFVNRYPQANGWLIKKGYSYTEGDNIIRLMRKGFEQYCGTSNIVRYDLYDVPEIIDEITEAKYVEYIFNYYRHREIIQTLAKKGTPLEPLPFMGAVYTKNGQNNYLGIEDNKKKINLKSRFFRIKALFDYRWITKLIRDEFQLYDVFNE from the coding sequence ATGCTAGTTTTTATAATTCCACTCAAAAGTAAGCATATTTGCCAATCTTGGGAAAGAGTATGTCAACTATTTGAAAGAACTCTCAGGTCAACTTGTAATCAGACAACAGATGAATTTAGAGTAATTGTTGTGTGTAACGAGAAACCAAATATTGAATTTACTCATAAAAATATCATATATGTTGAGCGTGATTTTGCATTACCTAGCTTAGATTGGCGTAGCAAAAATATAGATAGAACACGCAAACTGATCACTGGCTTAATTTATGCTAGGAATCTCAACCCATCACATATTATGTGTGTTGATGCTGATGACTGCATTAGTAAACATCTAGCGGATTTTGTCAATCGTTATCCTCAAGCTAATGGATGGTTAATCAAGAAAGGTTATTCTTATACAGAAGGGGATAACATCATCCGTCTAATGAGGAAAGGCTTCGAGCAATACTGCGGGACAAGTAATATAGTTAGATATGATTTGTATGATGTACCAGAAATTATAGATGAAATCACTGAAGCTAAATATGTAGAATATATATTTAACTATTATAGACATCGTGAAATAATTCAGACTTTAGCAAAAAAAGGCACACCACTTGAACCTTTACCTTTTATGGGTGCTGTCTATACCAAAAATGGACAGAACAATTACTTGGGGATTGAAGATAACAAGAAAAAAATCAATCTAAAATCAAGATTTTTCAGAATCAAAGCTTTATTTGACTACAGATGGATCACAAAATTAATCCGTGACGAGTTCCAATTGTACGATGTATTTAATGAATAA
- a CDS encoding phosphate ABC transporter permease: MLVPLTRQKFEQLIPLIATGPQYKYYWGKFANFLQRLLISVVVLVVILLVRGVFKLDFFFIFFLGVMGALFWMWYPAFQASIRNIKYRRYKYSGFFRGRILDWWITEKLIGKQETVNSKGELVIVENREKRINIEVGDDTGFSVELEAPLRPFHKEITRGQIAEMIVMSNRPDLSSIEDYSDVYVPSRNIWVGDYPYIRREFFDEVSDRLREKRQPRKPKSRRPRPRME, from the coding sequence ATGCTTGTCCCCTTGACTCGCCAGAAATTTGAACAACTGATCCCCCTAATTGCCACTGGCCCACAGTACAAGTATTATTGGGGGAAGTTTGCCAATTTTTTACAGCGACTATTAATTTCTGTCGTTGTTCTAGTTGTAATTTTGCTTGTCCGAGGAGTGTTTAAGCTCGATTTTTTCTTTATATTTTTCCTGGGAGTAATGGGTGCGTTGTTCTGGATGTGGTATCCAGCATTTCAGGCTAGTATCCGTAATATAAAATACCGCCGTTACAAATATAGCGGCTTTTTTCGGGGTCGGATTCTCGATTGGTGGATTACAGAAAAGCTCATTGGTAAACAAGAAACCGTTAACAGTAAAGGCGAATTAGTCATTGTCGAAAACCGGGAAAAACGCATTAACATCGAAGTTGGCGATGACACGGGATTTAGCGTCGAGTTAGAAGCACCACTACGTCCTTTTCATAAAGAAATTACTCGTGGACAGATAGCCGAAATGATTGTCATGTCAAATCGTCCTGATTTGAGCAGCATTGAAGACTATAGTGATGTTTATGTTCCCAGTCGTAACATCTGGGTAGGTGATTATCCTTACATCAGAAGGGAGTTTTTTGATGAAGTAAGCGATCGCTTACGCGAAAAGCGACAACCGAGAAAACCAAAATCGCGCCGTCCTCGTCCGAGAATGGAATGA
- a CDS encoding DUF4142 domain-containing protein encodes MKLLQRNFAKKLTNLITIVGLSAAITVVSYSHLPVTAKIITQNPPETTKEQTQISQLDRVYITEAAQAGMAEIAMANLALQKSQDDKVKQYAQQMIKDYTPLNQELMQLATQKAITPPTEMGIKYQALITQLSKLSDANFDQAYVTEAGINRNMEGLILNSRLLQLGQDTELKAFAAKTIPLIESHLQLVDKLFAAPTQQ; translated from the coding sequence ATGAAATTATTACAGAGAAATTTTGCTAAAAAGCTGACCAATCTGATCACAATAGTAGGATTGAGTGCAGCGATCACAGTTGTTAGTTATTCCCACTTACCAGTCACTGCTAAAATAATCACCCAAAATCCGCCTGAGACTACTAAAGAGCAAACCCAAATAAGTCAACTTGATAGAGTATATATCACAGAAGCTGCTCAAGCAGGTATGGCAGAAATCGCAATGGCAAACTTGGCATTACAAAAGTCTCAGGATGATAAAGTTAAACAATATGCCCAGCAGATGATCAAAGACTATACACCTTTAAATCAAGAATTAATGCAGTTGGCTACCCAAAAAGCAATTACTCCACCAACGGAGATGGGTATTAAATATCAAGCATTAATCACGCAACTATCAAAATTATCTGATGCAAATTTTGATCAGGCATACGTTACCGAAGCTGGTATTAATAGGAACATGGAAGGTTTGATCCTCAATAGTCGTCTGTTACAACTGGGTCAAGATACTGAGTTGAAAGCCTTTGCTGCCAAAACTATACCTCTGATAGAATCACATTTGCAATTGGTTGATAAACTTTTCGCAGCACCGACTCAGCAATGA
- a CDS encoding Npun_R2821/Npun_R2822 family protein translates to MKAVGIYTLANDAVFDQLVALLNSIEVNVSPDIPVCVIPYNDKIDKVKREIQSRKNVTLFENRESIQRWDKFADEVWAVHPEAKQGNLSRNGWYLSPLLRKLCAFDGEFEKFVFYDADSLAMKPLDNLLDKLNNYDFIFDDWEHKKSRENAALDITVIENSGLYKEENIRPKLHCSSFFGSKKGIFAPSELAAFKKLLIEENEIEWVRKWWDDAFLFNYMTLRCDRPLFNCTLSPNGQERTGNCANADPFVNINNVLYNQEGLKPIYRLHYMSYSSRDFARLCQGEDVNIRYRNEFLHYRFLKEPEKRPKQLKSPNIFTKSNRVLQKVANKIQAGIS, encoded by the coding sequence ATGAAAGCCGTCGGTATTTACACCCTTGCCAATGATGCTGTATTTGACCAATTAGTTGCCTTGCTAAATAGCATTGAGGTCAATGTTAGTCCAGACATTCCTGTATGTGTTATTCCTTATAATGACAAAATAGATAAGGTGAAGCGGGAAATTCAATCTAGAAAAAATGTCACCCTCTTTGAAAATAGGGAATCCATTCAACGCTGGGATAAGTTTGCTGATGAAGTTTGGGCTGTACATCCAGAAGCAAAACAAGGAAATTTATCTCGCAATGGTTGGTATCTCAGCCCCTTATTAAGAAAGCTGTGTGCTTTTGATGGTGAATTTGAAAAATTTGTGTTTTATGATGCTGATAGTTTAGCCATGAAACCACTAGATAATCTATTAGATAAACTAAATAATTACGATTTTATATTTGATGATTGGGAGCATAAAAAATCTAGAGAAAATGCAGCGTTAGATATCACAGTCATAGAAAATAGTGGCTTATATAAAGAGGAAAATATCCGCCCTAAGTTACATTGTTCTAGCTTTTTTGGCTCTAAAAAAGGGATTTTTGCTCCGTCAGAACTTGCGGCTTTCAAGAAATTGTTAATTGAGGAGAACGAAATAGAATGGGTACGCAAGTGGTGGGATGATGCCTTTTTGTTCAACTACATGACATTACGGTGCGATCGCCCATTATTTAACTGCACACTTAGCCCCAATGGTCAAGAAAGAACAGGTAATTGTGCTAACGCTGATCCTTTTGTGAACATTAATAATGTTCTTTATAACCAAGAAGGATTAAAACCCATTTATCGTCTGCACTACATGAGTTACTCCTCTAGGGACTTTGCCAGATTATGCCAAGGTGAAGATGTTAATATCCGTTATCGCAACGAGTTTCTGCACTATCGCTTTCTCAAAGAACCAGAGAAAAGACCAAAACAGCTAAAATCACCTAACATATTCACAAAAAGTAATCGAGTTTTACAGAAAGTAGCAAATAAAATCCAAGCTGGTATATCTTAA
- the dapB gene encoding 4-hydroxy-tetrahydrodipicolinate reductase, with translation MTNQVPIPVIVNGAAGKMGREVVKAVAESPDLNLMGAIDHSAEHQGKDAGELAGLAEPLEIPITNQLEPMLGYVAGERQGPPGVIVDFTHPDSVYDNVRSAIAYGIRPVVGTTGLSPEQLQSLADFAEKASTGCLVIPNFSIGMVLLQQAAVTASRYFDHVEIIELHHNQKADAPSGTAIQTAQLLAELGKTFNPALVEETEKIPGARGSLASEGIRIHSVRLPGLIAHQEVIFGAPGQIYTLRHDTSDRACYMPGVLLAIRKVLQLKSLVYGLEKIL, from the coding sequence ATGACGAATCAAGTTCCTATCCCGGTGATTGTGAATGGTGCTGCTGGCAAAATGGGTCGTGAGGTGGTGAAAGCGGTAGCAGAATCGCCAGACTTAAACCTTATGGGTGCAATTGACCACAGTGCTGAACATCAAGGTAAAGATGCGGGAGAATTAGCAGGTTTAGCAGAACCTTTAGAAATACCTATCACTAACCAATTAGAACCAATGTTGGGTTATGTGGCTGGGGAAAGACAGGGGCCTCCTGGAGTGATAGTAGACTTTACCCATCCTGATTCAGTTTACGATAATGTGCGGAGTGCGATCGCCTATGGGATTCGTCCTGTGGTTGGGACTACGGGGTTAAGTCCAGAACAACTGCAAAGTTTGGCGGATTTTGCCGAGAAAGCTAGTACAGGTTGTTTAGTGATTCCCAACTTTTCCATTGGGATGGTACTGCTACAACAAGCCGCCGTCACCGCTTCCCGATATTTTGACCATGTAGAAATTATCGAACTGCATCACAACCAAAAAGCCGATGCGCCGAGTGGTACAGCCATTCAAACTGCTCAATTACTCGCAGAACTAGGTAAAACATTTAACCCTGCGCTTGTGGAAGAAACGGAAAAAATTCCAGGGGCTAGAGGTAGTTTAGCCAGTGAAGGGATTAGAATACATAGTGTGCGGTTGCCTGGACTGATAGCCCATCAAGAAGTAATTTTTGGCGCACCCGGACAAATTTATACTTTACGCCATGATACAAGCGATCGCGCTTGCTATATGCCAGGAGTCTTACTAGCAATTCGCAAAGTTTTACAGTTAAAGTCATTAGTATATGGATTAGAAAAAATCCTCTAA
- a CDS encoding glycosyltransferase family 4 protein has translation MNILMLSATFPYPPTRGGTQVRTFNLLKYLSQNHTITLVTQRDRDVTDAEIAGLEDCVDHLVVFDRPPDSGTNGGIVKKIQRLSQFWLQGTPPSVLTRYSSEMQGWIDRAVEEGKYDVMTCEHSVNEIYVRSHFQKHLKTIVNVHSSVYGSCLNQLTSGVSENVLRDKINLPLLRRYEQKYCSKFSTLVVTTEEDKIQLQEFNSKSHIAVIPNGVDFVTFPYRTTDPHGHKLVFIGAMDNLANMDAVCFFANQVLPEIQKYYPDTTFDIVGSRPTQEVLALQTQPGITVTGRVPSMVDYLHKSTVCVVPMRTGFGIKNKTLEAMAAGVPVVASDRGLEGLAVDGDNIPLAALRANRTAEYVDAIRQLFDHPQLRAELSHNGRQLVETEFTWEIAGQRYEEVCIKK, from the coding sequence ATGAATATCTTAATGCTATCTGCCACCTTTCCCTACCCACCTACACGGGGGGGAACACAGGTGAGGACGTTTAATTTACTGAAATATCTCAGTCAAAATCATACTATTACCTTGGTAACTCAACGCGATCGCGATGTGACAGACGCAGAAATCGCCGGCTTAGAGGATTGCGTAGATCACTTAGTTGTTTTTGATCGCCCGCCAGATAGTGGTACAAATGGGGGAATAGTCAAGAAAATACAGCGATTGAGTCAATTTTGGCTACAGGGGACACCACCAAGTGTCCTTACCCGCTACTCCAGCGAGATGCAGGGGTGGATTGATAGGGCTGTAGAGGAGGGAAAATATGATGTGATGACCTGCGAACACAGTGTCAATGAAATTTATGTGCGATCGCATTTCCAAAAACATCTTAAAACTATAGTTAATGTTCATAGTTCTGTTTACGGGTCTTGTCTCAATCAGCTAACAAGCGGTGTTTCGGAAAATGTACTGCGAGATAAAATTAATTTGCCTCTGTTACGCCGCTATGAACAAAAATATTGCTCTAAGTTTTCCACGCTTGTAGTCACGACAGAAGAAGATAAAATCCAATTGCAGGAATTTAACTCAAAAAGCCACATTGCAGTCATTCCTAATGGTGTAGACTTCGTAACCTTCCCCTACCGCACTACTGACCCACATGGACATAAATTAGTATTTATCGGTGCAATGGATAATCTGGCAAATATGGATGCTGTCTGCTTCTTTGCTAATCAAGTATTGCCAGAAATACAAAAATATTATCCTGATACTACTTTTGATATTGTTGGTTCTCGACCTACACAGGAAGTTTTAGCACTGCAAACTCAACCAGGAATTACCGTGACTGGACGTGTACCTTCAATGGTAGATTACCTCCACAAATCAACTGTCTGCGTTGTACCCATGCGGACGGGTTTTGGGATTAAAAATAAAACCTTAGAAGCCATGGCCGCAGGTGTGCCGGTCGTAGCCAGCGATCGCGGTTTAGAAGGACTGGCTGTAGATGGTGATAATATACCTTTGGCAGCACTAAGAGCCAATCGAACCGCAGAATACGTTGATGCCATTAGACAACTGTTCGACCATCCACAACTACGGGCAGAATTATCTCACAACGGCAGACAACTGGTAGAAACAGAATTCACTTGGGAGATTGCTGGTCAGCGTTATGAGGAAGTTTGTATCAAAAAATAA
- a CDS encoding metal-sensing transcriptional repressor, whose translation MNGSNRLTKESSPVSQSTEHIHSHDLEDEHIAHADAQGDSVHPHIHSEESLRRIVNRLSRIEGHIRGIKTMVQQNSPCPDVLLQIAAVRGALDKVARIVLDEHLTECIARAAKEGDIDLEIKQLKAALDRFLP comes from the coding sequence ATGAACGGCTCAAACCGATTAACTAAAGAATCTTCGCCTGTATCTCAGTCTACAGAACACATACACAGTCACGATTTAGAAGATGAACACATAGCTCATGCTGATGCACAAGGAGATTCAGTTCATCCTCACATCCATAGCGAAGAATCTTTACGGCGAATTGTGAATCGGTTATCTCGGATTGAAGGACATATTCGCGGCATCAAGACAATGGTGCAACAGAATAGCCCTTGCCCTGATGTTTTATTACAAATCGCAGCTGTTAGAGGTGCATTAGATAAGGTAGCAAGAATCGTACTAGATGAACATCTAACTGAGTGTATCGCTAGAGCTGCAAAAGAAGGCGATATAGACTTAGAAATCAAACAACTTAAAGCTGCTTTAGATAGATTTTTACCTTAA
- a CDS encoding purple acid phosphatase family protein encodes MTPPPQLLTDPFLQLPTENSVRVVWFTEFAGNQHQVTYGENLQQTTPASTTKLSRTREDQNSRVANQTQNGQVYQQPVKRDIWRHEAKVTGLTPGVRVNYRVTSIREDSQSISSDVFTLAPTPQPNTPLKILLTSDHQLKPMTPANLQKVVETVGQVDAVWLAGDLVNVPDRASEWFDDNRGNGFFPGLQGRASYEMEHNGVKTTYTGGQIIQHAPMYTCIGNHEVMGRLARTGSLDGEFNDTIPRDVAQRLYSGKSLIDNSFNTFTYEEILTLPQSQEGGKKYYAVTFGDVRLVVLYITNMWRTPNLDASYKGRYKEAEKDLNQPENWGYGQLIYEPINKGSQQYNWLEKELNSPDFQQAKYKIVMFHHPPHTLGDNIVPPYTEPVQIIERDTEGKINAVRYEYPKQSDYIIRDIIPLLEAAQVQLVFYGHSHLWNRFVDSRGMHFLETSNVGNSYGAAWGDKKREVPFGYQEDYTVIGDPNGLEPVLPTINPLVGEDSQPMPYVASNDITVFSIFETATGTISSYRFDTRKPDSEVVKFDEFKLESHE; translated from the coding sequence ATGACTCCACCACCGCAACTGCTGACCGACCCATTTTTGCAACTACCAACAGAAAATTCAGTCAGAGTAGTCTGGTTTACTGAGTTTGCTGGTAATCAACATCAAGTTACCTATGGGGAGAATTTACAGCAAACGACCCCAGCCAGTACCACGAAACTTAGCCGCACAAGGGAAGACCAAAACTCACGAGTCGCCAACCAAACCCAAAACGGACAAGTTTATCAACAACCAGTCAAGCGCGACATCTGGCGACATGAAGCTAAGGTGACAGGGTTAACTCCTGGGGTACGGGTTAACTATCGTGTCACCAGTATCAGAGAAGACAGTCAAAGTATCAGCAGCGATGTTTTTACCCTTGCACCCACCCCCCAACCAAACACACCGCTAAAAATTCTCCTCACCTCAGACCACCAACTCAAACCCATGACCCCAGCAAATCTGCAAAAGGTTGTGGAAACTGTGGGACAAGTAGATGCAGTGTGGTTGGCTGGTGATTTAGTGAATGTCCCTGACCGTGCCTCAGAATGGTTTGATGATAATCGGGGGAATGGGTTTTTTCCTGGGTTGCAAGGTCGCGCGAGTTATGAAATGGAACATAACGGCGTGAAGACAACCTACACCGGTGGGCAAATCATTCAACACGCACCCATGTATACTTGCATTGGCAATCATGAAGTCATGGGCAGATTAGCCAGAACTGGCAGCTTAGATGGTGAATTTAATGATACGATTCCCCGTGATGTTGCCCAAAGGTTATATAGTGGTAAATCTTTAATAGATAACTCATTTAATACATTTACTTATGAAGAGATTTTAACTTTACCCCAAAGTCAAGAGGGTGGTAAAAAATATTATGCTGTTACTTTTGGGGATGTCCGCTTGGTAGTGTTGTACATTACTAATATGTGGCGAACTCCGAACTTAGATGCTTCCTATAAAGGCAGATATAAGGAAGCAGAAAAAGATTTAAATCAGCCTGAAAATTGGGGTTATGGGCAGTTAATTTATGAACCAATTAATAAAGGTAGTCAGCAATATAATTGGCTAGAGAAAGAACTCAATAGCCCAGACTTTCAACAAGCCAAATACAAAATTGTCATGTTCCATCACCCGCCCCATACTTTGGGTGATAACATCGTACCCCCCTACACTGAACCTGTACAAATTATCGAACGGGATACTGAAGGCAAAATTAACGCTGTGCGTTATGAGTATCCCAAGCAATCAGATTATATAATTCGTGATATCATCCCTTTACTAGAAGCTGCTCAAGTACAACTAGTTTTTTATGGACATTCCCATTTATGGAATCGCTTTGTTGATTCTAGGGGAATGCACTTTTTAGAAACATCTAATGTTGGTAATTCTTATGGTGCAGCTTGGGGTGATAAAAAGCGAGAAGTGCCATTTGGTTATCAGGAAGATTATACCGTAATAGGCGACCCCAATGGCTTAGAACCTGTGTTACCTACAATTAATCCTTTGGTGGGTGAAGATAGTCAGCCTATGCCTTATGTTGCCAGCAATGATATTACAGTTTTTAGTATTTTTGAAACGGCAACAGGTACAATTAGCAGCTATCGTTTTGATACCCGCAAGCCTGATTCGGAAGTGGTCAAATTTGATGAATTTAAGTTGGAATCACACGAATGA
- the menH gene encoding 2-succinyl-6-hydroxy-2,4-cyclohexadiene-1-carboxylate synthase translates to MILENYHINYSLITNANKHLILFLHGFMGDIHEFDTAINLLKDNFSYLKVDLPGHGNTQVLGGDEYYTMPKIAEAIISLLDKLNITKCFLVGYSMGGRLALYLTLNFPERFYKVILESASPGLATKPEQIERVKRDAQIARKLARSTSKIDFAAFLFNWYSQPIFGSIKNHPEFKIMLESRLQNHPQELTKSLQFMGTGSQPSLWDKLPNNQISLLLMVGENDSKFIDINKEMAQVCRASQLKIINNSAHNIHFENTSEFIDNLKVYFQSTTLPAKR, encoded by the coding sequence ATGATTTTAGAAAATTATCATATTAACTATTCTTTAATTACTAATGCAAATAAACATTTAATTCTTTTTTTACATGGTTTCATGGGTGATATTCATGAGTTTGATACAGCCATAAACCTATTAAAAGATAATTTTTCCTATTTAAAAGTTGACCTCCCTGGACACGGAAATACTCAAGTATTAGGTGGGGATGAATATTATACAATGCCGAAGATAGCAGAAGCTATTATTAGCTTACTAGATAAATTAAATATTACCAAATGCTTCTTAGTTGGTTATTCAATGGGTGGTAGATTGGCTTTATATTTAACTTTAAATTTTCCTGAGCGTTTTTATAAAGTTATATTAGAATCAGCTTCCCCAGGATTAGCAACAAAACCGGAACAAATAGAGAGAGTTAAACGTGATGCTCAAATAGCTAGAAAGTTAGCTAGAAGTACATCTAAAATTGATTTTGCAGCTTTTTTGTTTAATTGGTACAGTCAACCAATTTTTGGTTCTATTAAAAATCATCCAGAATTTAAGATAATGTTAGAAAGCCGACTGCAAAATCATCCTCAAGAATTAACTAAATCGTTGCAATTTATGGGGACTGGTAGCCAACCATCATTATGGGATAAATTACCAAATAATCAAATTTCTTTACTTTTAATGGTGGGTGAAAATGATTCTAAATTTATAGATATCAATAAAGAAATGGCTCAAGTTTGCCGAGCATCCCAGTTAAAAATCATCAATAATTCTGCACATAATATTCACTTTGAAAATACTTCAGAGTTTATAGATAATCTCAAAGTTTATTTTCAGTCAACTACCTTACCTGCAAAGAGATGA